One Nitrospinota bacterium genomic region harbors:
- a CDS encoding peroxiredoxin, whose product MSNLVSKPAPDFTADAVMPDGSFKQIKLSDYRGKYVVLFFYPLDFTFVCPTEIIAFSEKTADFKKRNAEVIGVSIDSKFSHLAWRNTDRKKGGLGAINYPLVGDMTKQISKDYDVLADFGVAFRGLFLIDKEGVVQHQLINNLPLGRNIDEALRMVDALQFHENNGEVCPANWKQGEGGMKPDPKGSQEYFEKNN is encoded by the coding sequence ATGTCCAATTTAGTTTCCAAGCCCGCACCTGATTTTACTGCCGATGCGGTCATGCCCGATGGAAGTTTCAAGCAGATCAAGCTTTCGGACTACCGGGGAAAATATGTGGTTTTGTTTTTCTACCCCTTGGACTTTACCTTTGTCTGCCCGACGGAGATTATTGCTTTTAGCGAAAAAACCGCTGATTTTAAAAAGCGCAATGCTGAAGTTATTGGAGTTTCCATAGACAGCAAGTTTTCCCATCTGGCCTGGAGAAACACCGACCGCAAAAAAGGCGGATTGGGTGCAATCAATTATCCTCTGGTGGGGGACATGACCAAGCAGATCAGCAAAGACTACGATGTTCTGGCCGACTTTGGCGTGGCCTTTCGCGGTCTGTTTTTGATCGACAAGGAGGGCGTTGTTCAGCACCAGTTGATCAACAATCTTCCGTTGGGAAGAAATATTGACGAAGCCCTGAGAATGGTGGACGCTCTGCAATTCCACGAAAATAACGGCGAAGTTTGTCCAGCGAACTGGAAACAAGGCGAGGGCGGAATGAAGCCCGATCCTAAAGGCTCGCAGGAATATTTTGAAAAAAATAATTAA
- a CDS encoding cation diffusion facilitator family transporter, translating into MDSISTRKRLTLAIFLTFLVLVAEAVGGILANSLALLSDAAHMFGDVFALCLSWFALKIACRPSTQTKTYGLHRLEIFAAFLNGVLLVVMAGWIFYEAIDRFQHPTAVNSQTVTVIAVIGLITNLTVLFVLKEHGAHSHDLNMKSAFFHVLGDTIASVGVIIGAIVMMTTGWYIVDAILSAAIATLLIWGAKSVLADSVHILLEGVPKGISVADVERELTAIPAIKEIHELHIWSICSNIYALSAHALVNDQKVNQVESVLTEIQELLKSKFNITHSTVQFESRPCQEGEILCQINH; encoded by the coding sequence ATGGACTCGATCTCTACCCGGAAACGCCTGACCCTGGCAATATTTTTGACGTTTCTGGTCCTGGTAGCGGAAGCTGTCGGCGGTATCCTCGCCAACAGTCTGGCCCTCTTAAGCGACGCCGCACATATGTTTGGAGATGTGTTTGCTCTATGCCTGAGCTGGTTTGCACTCAAGATCGCCTGCCGCCCCTCCACCCAGACCAAAACTTATGGCCTCCATAGGCTGGAAATTTTTGCGGCCTTTCTCAACGGAGTGCTCTTGGTGGTCATGGCGGGGTGGATTTTTTATGAAGCTATTGATCGGTTCCAGCACCCTACGGCCGTTAACAGCCAGACCGTTACCGTCATTGCTGTTATCGGGTTGATCACCAACCTGACCGTTCTTTTCGTTTTAAAAGAACATGGCGCACACTCCCATGACCTCAACATGAAAAGCGCGTTTTTCCATGTACTGGGGGACACCATCGCCTCGGTCGGTGTCATCATCGGCGCCATCGTCATGATGACCACCGGTTGGTATATTGTCGATGCGATCCTGAGCGCCGCAATCGCCACCCTCCTCATCTGGGGAGCCAAGAGTGTTCTGGCGGATTCGGTACACATCTTACTTGAAGGCGTTCCCAAGGGCATTTCCGTTGCCGATGTGGAACGGGAATTGACGGCGATTCCGGCCATCAAGGAAATTCATGAACTGCACATCTGGTCCATCTGCTCCAACATTTATGCACTGAGCGCCCACGCGCTGGTGAATGACCAGAAAGTCAATCAGGTCGAGTCGGTCTTGACCGAAATTCAGGAATTGTTGAAAAGTAAATTCAACATCACCCATTCCACCGTTCAATTCGAGTCGCGCCCTTGCCAGGAAGGCGAGATCCTTTGTCAAATAAATCACTGA
- a CDS encoding MBL fold metallo-hydrolase — translation MKILFLGTGTSTGVPSLCCDCDVCLSSDPKNKRLRASVLISENGHNMLIDTSTDLRQQCLTHRVQHIHSVLYTHHHADHVHGIDELRSFNFFNKIVIPCYANAPTVAELKKNFSYIFTGTKQIGGGIPQLELHTINEESFELGGIPIQPLEITHGKLDIAGYKIHNTAYITDCSEIPEKTKNKLHGLDLLILNALGYDPHPTHFNLHQALAAIETLKPKRAILTHINHKFDHSLVSKDLPENVELAYDGLELNL, via the coding sequence ATGAAAATTCTTTTTTTGGGAACGGGCACCTCCACGGGAGTCCCTTCCCTATGTTGCGACTGTGACGTTTGCCTGTCGAGCGATCCTAAAAATAAACGGTTGCGGGCATCGGTTCTGATCAGTGAAAACGGCCACAATATGCTGATCGACACCTCCACCGACCTTCGGCAACAATGCCTCACTCACCGGGTTCAACACATCCACAGCGTGCTCTACACTCACCATCACGCCGACCATGTGCATGGCATCGACGAGTTACGGAGTTTTAATTTCTTCAATAAAATCGTCATCCCCTGTTACGCGAATGCGCCCACTGTGGCGGAACTGAAAAAAAATTTCAGCTATATTTTCACGGGAACCAAACAGATAGGTGGAGGCATCCCGCAATTGGAGTTACATACGATTAACGAAGAATCTTTCGAACTTGGAGGGATTCCCATTCAGCCGCTGGAAATAACGCATGGAAAGTTGGATATCGCGGGGTATAAAATTCATAACACCGCCTACATCACCGATTGCAGTGAAATTCCTGAAAAAACCAAAAACAAATTGCATGGCCTGGATTTATTAATACTGAACGCCCTGGGCTACGACCCGCATCCCACCCATTTCAATTTGCACCAGGCCCTGGCAGCTATCGAAACGTTAAAACCCAAACGTGCGATTTTGACCCACATCAACCACAAGTTTGATCATTCCCTGGTTTCCAAAGATCTGCCCGAAAATGTAGAACTGGCATATGACGGGCTGGAACTGAACCTTTGA
- a CDS encoding 2-nitropropane dioxygenase — protein MSGYSIDVMCPCCEAKLTVDVKTGEVIWHEKKAKPVVSLSDMVKGLDAQKKAQEQLFRKQSETHKDRNRLLEEKFKESAKNVDKSGDKPIRDFDLD, from the coding sequence ATGAGTGGATATTCGATTGATGTGATGTGTCCCTGTTGCGAAGCCAAACTGACGGTGGATGTTAAAACAGGGGAGGTCATCTGGCACGAAAAGAAAGCCAAGCCTGTGGTTTCGCTTTCGGACATGGTCAAGGGGCTGGATGCCCAGAAAAAAGCGCAGGAACAGCTGTTCAGGAAGCAAAGCGAAACGCATAAGGACCGCAATCGGTTGCTGGAGGAAAAATTTAAGGAATCGGCTAAGAACGTGGATAAATCCGGTGACAAACCCATCCGCGACTTCGATCTTGATTAA
- the bioD gene encoding dethiobiotin synthase: MKPQGFFITGTDTGVGKTVVTACLLKLYQKHNLNVGVMKPLETGVDPECSANSDAKFLLKICRCDDPLSLVSPVRLKTAASPYQAAKMENSHINVDTIIQSFHTLAGKYENMLVEGVGGLLVPLTSNYLVCDLIRDMGLPLLVVSRNALGTLNHTLLTLRVAKQEGIPVRGVILSRTEPGESNAIEKGHAEIITELSGVPVLGEIPFIGNISDESFTEERLSQLESNLCFDLLIPEKTSDGTKGF, from the coding sequence ATGAAACCTCAGGGATTTTTCATCACAGGAACCGATACCGGCGTCGGAAAGACCGTCGTCACCGCCTGCCTGCTAAAACTCTATCAAAAACACAATTTGAACGTTGGGGTCATGAAACCTTTGGAAACCGGGGTTGACCCGGAATGCAGTGCCAATTCCGACGCTAAATTTCTTTTGAAAATCTGCCGCTGCGATGATCCTTTGTCGCTGGTGTCTCCTGTCCGCTTGAAAACGGCGGCCTCACCCTATCAGGCGGCTAAGATGGAAAACAGCCACATCAACGTAGACACCATCATCCAGAGCTTTCACACCCTGGCCGGTAAATATGAAAACATGCTGGTGGAGGGCGTTGGCGGTCTTTTGGTTCCCCTGACGTCCAACTATCTGGTATGCGATCTGATCCGTGACATGGGCTTGCCCTTACTCGTGGTCAGCCGCAATGCCTTGGGAACTCTGAACCACACCCTGTTGACATTGCGTGTGGCCAAACAGGAAGGAATTCCTGTCCGGGGAGTCATCTTGAGCCGAACCGAACCGGGGGAAAGTAATGCCATAGAAAAAGGGCACGCTGAGATCATCACCGAATTGTCCGGCGTTCCGGTGCTCGGGGAAATTCCCTTCATCGGCAATATCTCCGATGAAAGTTTCACGGAGGAGAGGCTGAGTCAGCTGGAATCCAACCTCTGTTTTGATCTTTTAATTCCAGAAAAAACGTCAGACGGAACCAAGGGATTTTAG
- a CDS encoding response regulator transcription factor: MAQPKKILVVEDESHLAKGLKFNLEREGYVVVVAGDGEAALELMKGQTFDLMVLDLMLPKMGGIEVARKIRETNTRFPILMLSAKSTEEDKAAGLEAGADDYLAKPFHLPELLLRVKGILRRWEWYKEPIHDQETFHFGEMWINFDTGKAQGVSKEFYLTAKEALVMKLLISKKGQAVTREELLEKVWGYDPETETRTVDNFIARLRKYFEKKPQKPRFIITVREKGYQFNPDP, encoded by the coding sequence ATGGCTCAACCCAAAAAAATACTGGTGGTCGAAGATGAATCTCATCTGGCCAAGGGACTCAAGTTCAACCTCGAGCGGGAAGGGTATGTCGTGGTGGTGGCCGGCGATGGCGAAGCCGCCCTGGAACTCATGAAGGGGCAAACCTTCGATTTGATGGTTCTGGATCTGATGCTTCCCAAGATGGGAGGCATCGAGGTGGCAAGGAAAATTCGTGAAACCAATACCCGGTTTCCGATCCTGATGTTGTCGGCAAAATCGACGGAGGAGGATAAAGCCGCCGGGCTGGAAGCGGGCGCCGACGATTATCTGGCAAAACCCTTTCATCTTCCGGAACTATTGCTCCGGGTGAAGGGCATTCTCAGGCGTTGGGAATGGTACAAGGAACCCATCCATGATCAGGAGACGTTTCACTTTGGCGAAATGTGGATTAATTTTGACACCGGAAAGGCCCAAGGGGTTTCCAAAGAATTTTATCTCACCGCCAAGGAAGCTCTGGTGATGAAACTGCTGATCTCTAAAAAGGGTCAGGCGGTGACGCGGGAAGAACTGCTGGAAAAAGTCTGGGGATATGATCCTGAAACAGAAACCCGGACGGTGGACAACTTCATCGCTAGGTTGAGAAAATACTTTGAGAAAAAACCCCAAAAACCGCGATTTATAATCACGGTTCGAGAAAAAGGCTACCAGTTCAATCCCGACCCCTAG
- a CDS encoding HAMP domain-containing sensor histidine kinase — MSKLKALFHPIFIFVGIQVAWIVLMAVWINWYLKNSRKFQEFAQKIRPDLFADEFNWIILLEGCFLMLIILAGVYIIFVYWNKQARLNKLQSNFVSSVSHELKSPLASIQLYLETLKYQEVSKEDSEDFVETMLTDTERLASLIDNILASSKYDPKSMQLQFQPVEMGAFIREVVLGLKRQFEERNCQVKLEGEEDLILLLDQRAMRMVFNNLIGNALRYSPVGSPLTIRMQKNKKYCEIEFIDQGMGLDKRDMKKIFKKFYRVTNKDSQNIEGAGLGLFISNEIVRSHKGQIRVFSEGRGKGSVFTVALPLNRVVKRKAAVK; from the coding sequence ATGAGTAAGCTTAAGGCCTTATTTCACCCTATTTTTATTTTCGTCGGCATCCAGGTTGCCTGGATTGTGCTGATGGCTGTCTGGATCAATTGGTATTTAAAAAACAGCCGGAAATTTCAGGAGTTTGCACAAAAAATCCGCCCGGATCTGTTTGCCGACGAGTTCAATTGGATCATCCTGCTGGAAGGCTGTTTTCTAATGCTGATTATCCTGGCGGGGGTCTATATTATATTTGTTTACTGGAATAAACAGGCCCGGTTGAACAAGTTACAGAGTAATTTTGTCTCCAGCGTTTCCCACGAATTGAAATCTCCGCTCGCATCAATTCAGCTCTATCTGGAGACTTTGAAATATCAGGAAGTATCTAAAGAAGATTCTGAAGATTTTGTCGAGACCATGTTGACGGATACCGAGAGGCTCGCATCCCTGATCGACAATATTCTGGCATCGAGTAAATACGATCCCAAAAGCATGCAGTTGCAGTTTCAGCCGGTAGAAATGGGAGCGTTTATTCGTGAGGTGGTGTTAGGGCTCAAGCGTCAATTCGAGGAGAGGAACTGTCAGGTCAAGTTGGAGGGGGAGGAGGATCTGATCCTTCTGCTGGATCAGCGGGCCATGCGCATGGTGTTTAATAACCTGATCGGGAATGCGCTTCGTTATTCACCGGTGGGCTCTCCATTGACTATCCGGATGCAAAAAAATAAAAAATACTGCGAAATTGAATTTATAGACCAGGGGATGGGTCTTGATAAAAGAGATATGAAGAAAATTTTCAAAAAGTTTTACCGGGTGACGAATAAGGACTCGCAGAATATTGAGGGCGCGGGCCTCGGGCTTTTCATTTCCAATGAAATTGTGCGGAGTCACAAGGGGCAGATACGCGTATTCAGTGAGGGTCGCGGAAAAGGGTCGGTTTTTACCGTTGCTTTGCCATTGAACCGGGTGGTCAAGCGAAAAGCCGCCGTCAAATAG
- a CDS encoding fatty acid desaturase: MTATIKEIQPTYTFNKGTAGFFVFLHVGALLALFPFAFSWSAVAVFFFLHWLTASIGICLGFHRYLTHRGMKLPQWLAYFVVFCGTLACENGPIKWVAQHRMHHAGSDTPRDPHSAKKGFWWAHFKWMLYTHPEFDDKQTLLNYTKDFADDKFYRFLDDHFVKIQVAFGLILLAIGGIPWVVWGVFLRLVMVYHSTWFVNSAAHYFGYKTIALKDDLSTNCWWVAIIAYGEGWHNNHHAFPKSAKHGLRFWEIDMTWMAICVLRFFGLAKDIKIAKLKPQTCEITSKKIFVGEVVEQAA, encoded by the coding sequence ATGACGGCCACAATCAAAGAAATCCAACCGACCTACACGTTCAACAAGGGGACCGCAGGTTTTTTTGTATTTTTACATGTGGGGGCTTTACTCGCTTTATTTCCATTTGCGTTTTCCTGGAGCGCCGTTGCGGTATTCTTTTTCCTCCATTGGCTGACTGCCTCCATCGGCATTTGCCTTGGGTTTCACCGCTACCTCACTCACCGGGGAATGAAACTTCCGCAGTGGCTGGCCTATTTTGTAGTCTTTTGCGGCACCCTGGCCTGTGAAAATGGCCCCATCAAATGGGTCGCCCAACACCGGATGCATCACGCCGGGTCCGATACACCCCGCGACCCTCACAGCGCAAAAAAAGGGTTTTGGTGGGCGCATTTCAAATGGATGTTATATACCCATCCGGAATTCGATGACAAGCAAACCCTGCTCAATTATACCAAGGATTTTGCGGACGATAAGTTTTACCGTTTCCTGGACGATCACTTCGTTAAAATTCAGGTGGCCTTCGGATTGATTCTCTTGGCCATCGGCGGGATTCCCTGGGTGGTCTGGGGTGTTTTCCTGCGACTCGTCATGGTTTATCATAGCACCTGGTTCGTAAACAGCGCCGCCCATTATTTCGGCTACAAAACAATCGCCTTAAAAGACGACCTCTCCACCAACTGCTGGTGGGTCGCTATCATCGCTTACGGGGAAGGCTGGCACAACAACCATCATGCATTTCCTAAATCCGCCAAGCACGGACTGCGTTTCTGGGAAATCGATATGACCTGGATGGCGATTTGCGTTTTGAGATTTTTTGGATTGGCCAAAGATATCAAAATCGCGAAACTAAAGCCACAAACCTGCGAGATAACTTCGAAAAAAATATTTGTCGGGGAAGTGGTGGAACAAGCCGCCTGA
- a CDS encoding MgtC/SapB family protein, whose protein sequence is MFSGDWFIDSSMLFRVFLSLVLGGAIGLEREMHGRPAGLRTHMMVCLGSAILMLGSEYSQSTLVATGRGVFDPDRVSAGIITGIGFLGAGAIMREGNMVRGLTTAGSIWFVAGLGIVIGKKFYPLAVCSTLAALTVLVLFRYVENWVSGLEYRDLIVKVDGKSYESVTGQCETLLKAAGINVDDKHLIVDRPITEIEIKYTVKFKKGGSKEEMVLEISRLAGVKRVIW, encoded by the coding sequence ATGTTTTCTGGCGATTGGTTTATAGATTCTTCGATGCTTTTCCGTGTGTTTCTTTCGCTTGTGTTGGGAGGAGCCATCGGTTTGGAGCGGGAAATGCACGGACGTCCAGCGGGTTTGCGGACGCATATGATGGTATGCCTTGGGTCCGCTATTTTAATGCTGGGGTCGGAGTATTCCCAAAGCACCCTAGTGGCAACGGGCCGGGGGGTGTTTGATCCCGATCGCGTGTCCGCAGGGATCATTACAGGCATTGGTTTTTTAGGCGCCGGCGCCATCATGCGGGAAGGAAACATGGTGCGGGGGTTGACGACAGCTGGAAGCATCTGGTTTGTGGCAGGATTGGGGATTGTGATCGGTAAGAAGTTTTATCCCCTGGCGGTTTGTTCCACGCTGGCGGCACTGACGGTTCTGGTTTTGTTCCGTTATGTGGAGAACTGGGTGAGTGGTCTTGAATACAGGGATCTGATCGTGAAGGTCGACGGTAAAAGCTATGAAAGTGTCACCGGGCAATGCGAAACGCTTTTGAAAGCGGCTGGAATTAATGTCGACGACAAACATCTGATCGTCGACCGTCCGATCACCGAGATAGAAATCAAATATACAGTTAAATTTAAAAAGGGAGGCTCGAAAGAAGAGATGGTCTTGGAAATATCCCGATTGGCCGGGGTCAAAAGAGTGATTTGGTAA
- a CDS encoding DUF2797 domain-containing protein — translation MKISGQLRKMTHEAASPIQYFLSLDENPVPITAQVGNEITLTFSGTITCVECGRKIKKTYNQGYCFPCARDLPENAMCSVRPELCQHEHGNEADREFYRDYCAVDHYVYLSLTSGVKVGITRYFNIPSRWIDQGAVQGLIIAKVPERILSGKIEVALSEHMADKTNWRKMLKGEVDAVDLQQVRGQALEWIPPDLREYALTDQPVQNFTYPVQAVPDKISSHNLDKVSELTGVLTGIKGQYLIFEKTVINLRKYAGYHVEFALQD, via the coding sequence ATGAAAATTTCAGGTCAGTTGCGAAAAATGACCCATGAAGCCGCCAGCCCCATCCAGTACTTTTTAAGTCTGGATGAAAACCCCGTTCCGATTACGGCCCAGGTAGGCAATGAAATCACCCTGACGTTTTCCGGAACCATCACCTGTGTCGAGTGCGGACGGAAAATAAAGAAAACGTATAATCAGGGATATTGTTTTCCCTGCGCCCGTGACCTTCCTGAAAACGCGATGTGTTCCGTTCGTCCTGAATTGTGTCAGCACGAACACGGCAATGAGGCCGATCGGGAATTTTATCGGGACTATTGCGCGGTCGATCATTATGTTTACTTGTCTTTGACTTCGGGGGTGAAGGTTGGGATCACCCGCTATTTCAATATTCCCTCGCGCTGGATCGACCAGGGAGCGGTTCAGGGATTGATCATCGCCAAAGTTCCCGAACGGATTCTTTCTGGGAAAATTGAAGTGGCTCTTTCGGAACATATGGCGGATAAGACCAATTGGCGAAAAATGCTGAAAGGAGAGGTGGATGCTGTTGACTTGCAACAGGTTCGCGGTCAGGCCCTGGAATGGATCCCGCCGGATTTACGTGAATATGCCCTGACGGATCAACCGGTGCAGAATTTCACTTATCCAGTGCAAGCGGTTCCCGATAAGATATCAAGTCATAACCTGGACAAAGTCAGCGAATTGACGGGGGTATTGACAGGAATTAAGGGGCAATATCTGATATTTGAGAAAACGGTGATTAATCTGAGAAAATACGCGGGATACCATGTCGAATTTGCGCTTCAAGATTAA
- a CDS encoding inorganic phosphate transporter, with the protein MDFNTILLAVAILAGVYMACNIGANDVANAMGTSVGSKALTFQQAIMIAAVAEFAGAFLVGGHVSDTIRKGILDPVIFQDTPLHLVYGMIASLVAAGVWLHIASSLGWPVSTTHSIVGAVVGFGIVAGGWDALNWVQVGKVVLSWIISPALGALVSYLLFRFLKRQIFSTRNPLQHTKEILPYLVFLVFVILSQSMVYKGLKNLHLDLQFSQAAVISIAVGFIAFFGAKFLVPTNKDHRGENLQTQFVGTEAIFRYLQVITAFYVAFAHGSNDVANAVGPLAAVVSILKEGSVQMKVEMPLWILGMGGACIVLGLLIWGRRVMQTVGKEITEMTPSRGFCAEFGAATVVLICSKLGLPISTTHTLVGSVVGVGLARGLPTLNLSIIKTIFVSWAATIPFTAVFSIIFFKMMLFIFP; encoded by the coding sequence TTGGATTTTAACACCATACTTTTAGCCGTTGCGATTTTAGCAGGTGTGTACATGGCCTGTAATATTGGCGCCAATGATGTTGCCAATGCCATGGGAACCAGCGTCGGTTCAAAAGCCCTCACTTTTCAGCAGGCCATAATGATCGCGGCGGTGGCGGAATTTGCGGGAGCATTTTTAGTCGGCGGGCATGTTTCCGATACCATTCGTAAAGGTATATTGGACCCGGTAATTTTTCAGGACACTCCGCTACACCTGGTCTATGGAATGATCGCGTCCCTGGTGGCCGCCGGTGTCTGGCTACACATTGCAAGCTCTCTGGGATGGCCGGTGTCGACCACCCATTCCATTGTGGGTGCGGTGGTGGGTTTTGGGATCGTTGCCGGTGGATGGGATGCCTTGAACTGGGTCCAGGTTGGTAAAGTCGTTCTCAGTTGGATCATTTCGCCGGCGCTTGGGGCTTTGGTTTCGTATCTGCTATTTCGTTTCCTCAAGCGACAGATTTTTAGTACCCGCAATCCCCTGCAGCACACAAAAGAAATTCTTCCCTACCTGGTTTTTCTTGTTTTTGTCATATTATCTCAGTCAATGGTTTACAAAGGGCTAAAAAATCTTCATCTGGACCTGCAATTCAGTCAGGCCGCCGTGATTTCCATTGCGGTGGGGTTCATCGCATTTTTTGGGGCGAAATTTTTGGTTCCGACGAATAAGGATCATCGTGGCGAAAATTTGCAGACACAATTTGTGGGAACAGAGGCCATTTTTAGATACCTGCAGGTTATCACCGCGTTTTATGTGGCTTTTGCGCATGGTTCCAACGACGTGGCCAACGCGGTGGGGCCGCTGGCGGCTGTGGTTTCCATCCTCAAGGAAGGTTCCGTGCAAATGAAGGTGGAAATGCCGCTTTGGATCCTTGGGATGGGCGGCGCTTGTATCGTTCTCGGGCTTTTGATATGGGGAAGACGGGTGATGCAAACGGTGGGCAAAGAGATTACCGAAATGACTCCATCACGCGGATTTTGCGCAGAATTCGGCGCTGCCACCGTTGTTCTGATTTGTTCCAAACTGGGATTGCCCATTTCGACAACTCATACATTGGTAGGGTCTGTGGTTGGGGTCGGGTTGGCGCGGGGGCTTCCTACCTTAAATCTGTCCATCATAAAAACAATTTTTGTTTCCTGGGCGGCTACCATTCCATTTACGGCGGTTTTTTCGATAATTTTTTTCAAGATGATGCTTTTCATCTTTCCTTGA
- a CDS encoding TIGR00153 family protein, whose product MRSILSMFSKSPFRPLASHIEKVRACVGQLKPLFAALEGHDYQGVMDISEVIVKFEHEADSIKDQIRQSLPQSVFLPVDKRDFMHLLSAQDDIADSVEDLAVLLRIKNLETPDQIREPLKNLVNHVVKTANMACDLICELDALLEASFGGAEAEKVEKAAAELGTAEWEADRKQFLLAQQLFSLGDQIKATDLLLWNEVLKNLGSVSDKSEKIGKILRLFIAH is encoded by the coding sequence ATGCGTTCCATTTTATCTATGTTTTCCAAATCTCCTTTCCGGCCTTTGGCGAGCCATATTGAAAAGGTCAGAGCGTGTGTGGGGCAATTGAAGCCCCTGTTCGCGGCCTTGGAAGGCCATGACTATCAGGGGGTGATGGACATCTCCGAGGTCATAGTCAAATTTGAGCACGAAGCGGATTCCATCAAGGACCAGATCCGCCAATCTTTACCGCAAAGCGTTTTTTTGCCGGTGGATAAGCGCGATTTCATGCACCTCTTGTCAGCCCAGGACGATATTGCCGATTCCGTCGAAGACCTGGCCGTTCTTCTCCGCATCAAGAATCTTGAAACTCCGGACCAGATAAGGGAACCTTTAAAAAATCTGGTGAATCATGTTGTAAAAACGGCCAATATGGCATGTGACCTGATCTGTGAACTGGATGCCCTGCTGGAAGCATCTTTTGGCGGAGCGGAGGCGGAAAAAGTGGAGAAGGCAGCTGCTGAGTTAGGGACGGCCGAGTGGGAAGCAGACCGCAAACAATTTTTACTGGCGCAACAGCTGTTTTCCCTTGGGGATCAGATAAAAGCTACTGATTTATTACTGTGGAATGAGGTTTTAAAAAATCTCGGATCTGTTTCTGATAAATCGGAGAAAATCGGTAAAATCCTTCGTCTTTTCATTGCACATTAA
- a CDS encoding MBL fold metallo-hydrolase — protein sequence MNEESTFYFKQLLCGQDIAKADSSAKQMANFVYLLGDRETSECVVVDPAWDIDGILDVVEQEGMKLTGALVTHYHPDHVGGEIFGIEITGLAELMEKVSVPIYVNKHEAEGLNQVTGISLSDMRKLDGEDTVRVGSVEISCLHTPGHTPGSQCFRVKDTLVAGDTLFLQGCGRVDLPGGNSEELFRTLTQRLAKIQNEIILYPGHNYGGKSHAPMGEVRENNSYLKINRLEDWFQVMGW from the coding sequence TTGAACGAAGAAAGTACGTTTTATTTTAAGCAGTTGCTTTGCGGTCAGGATATTGCCAAGGCCGATTCCTCCGCCAAACAGATGGCGAATTTTGTGTATTTACTGGGCGACCGCGAAACGAGCGAATGCGTTGTGGTGGACCCGGCCTGGGATATCGACGGCATTCTTGACGTCGTGGAACAGGAGGGCATGAAGTTGACCGGGGCGTTGGTGACTCACTACCATCCCGATCATGTTGGCGGAGAGATCTTTGGCATCGAGATCACCGGGCTTGCAGAATTGATGGAAAAAGTTTCTGTCCCCATTTATGTGAATAAGCATGAAGCCGAGGGTTTGAATCAGGTGACCGGAATCTCCCTCTCAGACATGCGTAAGCTGGACGGGGAGGACACCGTCCGTGTTGGGTCAGTGGAGATCTCCTGCTTGCATACACCGGGGCATACGCCAGGGTCTCAATGCTTCCGGGTTAAGGATACCCTTGTAGCTGGGGACACTCTATTTCTACAGGGATGCGGCCGTGTGGACCTGCCGGGAGGCAACAGTGAGGAGCTGTTTCGGACGCTCACCCAGCGTCTGGCAAAAATTCAGAACGAGATCATTCTTTATCCGGGACATAATTATGGAGGAAAATCTCATGCTCCTATGGGAGAAGTTCGAGAAAACAACTCCTATCTCAAAATCAATCGGCTTGAGGATTGGTTTCAGGTCATGGGGTGGTAG